The Priestia koreensis genomic interval ATCGTTATTGATCAGGATACATAAGAAAGTAGGGTATATGATGACAACTTCTAATGGAAACTATCGCACCGAGAGAGACTTTTTAGGAGAAAAAGAAATTCCGTCTGATGTATATTACGGCGTTCAGACGTTACGTGCCGTAGAAAATTTTCCGATTACCGGCTATAAAATTCATGAAGAAATGATCAAAGCACTGGCTATTGTAAAAAAAGCAGCAGCGCTTGCAAATATGGACGTTACGCGCTTGTACGATGGGCTCGGAAAGGCTATTGTTCAAGCAGCAGAAGAGATTATTGATGGTAAGTGGCACGATTACTTTATCGTTGATCCGATTCAAGGCGGAGCAGGAACGTCTATGAATATGAATGCGAATGAAGTCATTGCTAACCGTGCATTGGAAATATTAGGTCACAGCAAAGGCGATTACAGCAAACTCAGCCCGAATAGTCATGTGAACATGTCACAGTCCACAAATGACGTGTTTCCAACGGCAATTCATCTTTCTACATTGAGCTTACTAGAAAAGCTTCTTGTGACGATGAAAACGATGCACGGCGTGTTTAAAGAAAAAGCAAAGCAGTTTGATCACGTGATTAAAATGGGACGTACGCATTTACAAGATGCAGTACCGATTCGTCTTGGTCAGGAATTTGAGGCTTACAGTCGCGTATTAGAGCGAGATATGAAACGTATTGCGAACACACGCGATCATTTGTATGAAGTGAATATGGGGGCAACGGCAGTTGGAACAGGATTGAACGCAGATCCTCGCTACATTGAAAATGTTGTGAAGCACTTAGCTGATATCAGTGGATTCCCGCTTGTTGGAGCAGAGCACTTAGTTGATGCAACGCAAAACACAGACGCTTATACAGAAGTTTCAGCTGCGTTAAAAGTATGCATGATGAACATGTCTAAAATTGCAAACGACCTTCGTCTGATGGCGTCAGGCCCACGTGCAGGATTAGGTGAAATTAGTCTTCCGGCTCGTCAACCAGGATCATCGATTATGCCAGGGAAAGTAAACCCGGTTATGCCAGAGCTTATTAACCAAGTGGCATTCCAAGTAATCGGAAACGACCATACGATTTGTCTTGCTTCTGAAGCGGGGCAGCTTGAGCTGAACGTGATGGAGCCTGTACTTGTATTTAACCTTTTACAATCGATTAGCATTATGAACAACGCATTTGGCGTATTTACGCATCATTGTTTAGCTGGAATTGAAGCGAATGAACAGCGCTTGAAAGAATATGTAGAAAAAAGCGTGGGAATCATTACAGCTGTGAATCCGCACCTAGGATATGAAGTGGTATCACGCATTGCGCGTGAAGCGATCTTAAAAGGAAAATCAGTCCGTGAGCTATGTTTGCAGTATGATGTGCTGACAGAAGAAGAGCTGGACTTAATTTTGAATCCGTATGAAATGACGAACCCAGGAATTGCGGGTAGCTCATTGTTTGATCGTCAATAAGTGAAAAAAGCATGAGGACATGGAGTCTTCATGCTTTTTTTATTTTAAATGTTAATGAAAAGGTAATTTTGGGTAAAATAATAATATAATAGTATTAGGTATATTGACCTAATTGTCGTTATTATATATAATTGTATCATAAAATAACATTTTTTAACAATAAAATAACAAAGCGATAAAGGCAAATTCATCGAAAGGTGAAGACGCAAAGCTACAGGGACTAAAGTCGAAAGATTATGTCAGCCAGTTACCGATTTATCTAATGAAGTAGACAAATTGGTATTTGTCTACTTTTTTTATCGCTGCTGAGCATGTTATTCAATAAGACGACAACTAAAACGATCATGCTAGAGTAGGGGAAATTTTTATGAATGTACTATTTTTTATGCTAGGTATCATGTTTGGAATTGCAATGCTAAAACTCTATATAAGCGTTACACGGGCAAAAAGAAGGCGAAGGTTTGCTCACAAAAATAAAGTGTTTCAGCTCGTGGAAACATCAAAGGACATTATTTATTCGTATCAGATTAAGCCTATTCTTCAACATCAATACACGAGTCCGTCAGTAGAATATTTTTTAGGAGAGGGCGTTCTACAAAAGCTCCACCAAAATTCACAAACACCGTATGATTTAATTCACCCTGATGACTACGAAATCATGCAAAAAAAGATGAGTGGCACGATTGATTATAGTCGTCCCATTGTCCAGCGCCTAAAAGACATGGATGGAAATTATAAATGGTTTGAAGAATACGCAACGCCTATTTATGAAAAAGGGGAGCTCGTTGCCGTTCAAGGAATTATGAGAAACATTGATGAAAAAATGCGTCTGCAAAAAAAATTAGAATACCGTCTTACTCACGACCCGTTGACTGACGTGTACAACCGAGACTACTTTGAAGAACGAGTAGGCCACTATAACCGTTATTGTGATGAGTCCTTGGCGATTATTTTATGTGACCTTGATGATTTGAAATACGTCAACGATTATTATGGTCATAAAAAAGGCGATGATCTTATTAAAAAATTCGCCACTCTCCTAAACGATTATTTCAAAGGATACGGAAGCGTCGCACGAATAGGTGGCGATGAATTTGCCATCGTCATTCCGAACGTTGAGTATGCAACGGTGAAGCGTCTATGTGAGAATATCTACGGTGACATCACCTCCCACAATCAAACGTGTGATGGCCTGCCTATTCACATGTCCGTCGGCTACGCTTACAGCCACAGTTCTCTAGGGAAGGTGGATAGCTTATTTATTGAAGCAGATCAAAATATGTATCGTGATAAGAATCGGAAGAAAGAGATGGGATCTGTATAGGCTTCTGTGGGGTACTGATAAAAAGACTTAGGGAAAACCATCTTCTGTGCATGCAGGAGATGGTTTTTTATTTATAATGATTTTATCGGTTTTGCCTTAGCGCATAGAAATAGTCTTCATCAGGAGGAACTATAGTGGTGGATTTTATTCAAAGTTCACCAAACGGCTTGGCATACAAGTAGAAGAAATCTGTAAGGTGGAGGTTTATCCTCCCGTTAAGAAAGAGGACATTTTAGTGGTTCCATGAATACACACTGAAAAAGAGATAGACATCATTCGAGTAGTAGAGGTAAAGAAAAAGTGGTGAAATTCCCAATTGATTATGCGCAATAAAAAACAGAAAATTATGGTAAAAGACCTTCGTTGCAAGAGTTTGAAGTCGAAAAAAGAGGATCTAGTCACTTTAAGCGCTTTCTACACCTTAACCCAGAAAATAATGATTATTTTTTATAGGTATGTTCTGAAATTATCACTCGTATAGAACATCTACTACTCAATACAATTAAAAGATGAATCAGTATTATTTATACGAGACCTTGTCCTACATATCTTTTCGTGGATGGCTCCGCATGAGCGAGACAGTAATTGAAAACAAAATAACCAACTTACCAGCAGTATATCTAGTAAGTTGGCTGATTTATTGAGTATTCATTACATATAAAAAAGTCGTTTATCCATTTTTTTGTACAGCACCTGTTGAGAATAAAAGAATTAGCTTAGTGTTGCTAAAAAGCTAGAAAAAACAATAAATGCAGTTCCAGATCCAAGGGATAAGCCGATACATGATCGCAAAAATTGCTTTTTCCAGTTCATTACGCTCGTGTTTTCCTGAATCATTTTGTTCTCCCGTTTTAATGCTTGTGACTGCCGGAATAACTTTAGATCGCTAAATCCTTTAAAAAATAAGGTAAAAAACTCAGTAGACGAAACATGTATGCTAGCGCCTATTACCATTAGTACAATGCCAATTAAAAACGAGGTATTAATAGCCGTAATGGAATCCAATGAAATCAATTCAAGGTTCTTAATAATAACTAACAAACATGTAATGATTAGCAATGAAGTGATGTACTTTCTAAGCATATATAACTCCGTTTCGTATATGAAAATTAGGTGTTACTCTGACACTTTTTTCGCAAATCGAAGGTTAGGGCTTGTTAAAGCATCAAACGTAATTCCCTTAATATTGGTCTTAATCAACGAGTTTGTAGATGAGAAGTAAATAGGAATGATAGGCATGTCGTCCATCAACACATCTTCTGCTTCATGTAGCAGCTTGAAGCGTTTTTCTTCATCTTGTTCTACGAGTGATTGTTGTAGCAATTCATCAAATTTTTGGTTTTTCCAGTTCGTAAAGTTACTAGAGCTCTTAGCGCTATATAAGTTCAGTACAGGATACGGATCTAGGAAATCGCCTACCCAGCCCATACGAGCCATTTGGAAATTCTTCTGTTTAAACGTATCAATATATGTTTTCCACTCTTGGTTTTCTAACTTTACATTCACATCAAGGTTTTGTTTAAACATTTCTTGTAATGCTTCTGCAATCTTCTTGTGATTAGCTTCAGAGTTATATTTTAACGTGACAGCAGGAAGCTTACTCCATCCTTCTTCTTTCATTCCCTCGGCTAACAGCTTCTTAGCATCCTTTTTATCAAACTTATAATACGTTGGGGCTTCGTCTCTAAAGTCTTTTCCAGACGGTTCTTTCACCCCATACGCTACGTATCCGTAAGCTGGTTGTTCGCCACCTTTAGAAATATTCTTTGTGATGGCTTCACGGTCAATGGCTTCCGAAAAGGCCTTACGAATTTTTGCATTATTGAAAGGTTTCTCATTTACATTGAATGAATACGTATATACGCTAAAGGAAGGGGAGTTTTTAAACTCCTTGCTGCCTTTTTCTTGATCAATTACATCTGCAGGTACAGACTTTACTAAATCTAGTTCATTTGATTTGTACATTTGATACTCAGTTGTAGAATCAGCGACCATTTTAAAATGGATGGTTCCCATTGTGATGTTCTTTTTGTCCCAATATGTTTTGCTCTTTTGAAGAGTTAGGTCGGCGTTATGTTTCCACTCAGACGCAGTATAAGCACCGTTTGTTACGATCCCACTTGCCTCTGCTGACCACTTTTGGTTTGCTTCTACCACATTTTTATTAACTGGAAGGAATCCTTCCCCTAGAAGAACCTTAGGGAAAAATTTAATCGGTTGATTTAGTTCGACTACAAGTGTTTTGTCATCTTTAGCTGTGATTCCTACATCCTCAACTTTTCCTTTTCCAGCGTTGTATTGTTCTGCTCCTTTAATATAATAGAAGCTTGAAGGGTCATATGCTGCTGTTTTAGGATTAAGAACTCGTTTCCATGAGTATTCAAAGTCTTTAGCTGTGACAGGGTCATTGTTTGACCATTTTGCGCCATCACGAATGGTGAATGTATACGTTCTACCATCATCAGATACATTTACGTCGCTTGCTGCACCTAACACGACTTTTCCTTTTTTATCATGAGTGTATAAACCTTCATATAGATGATCAATGACCCAAAACGATGTTGTATCAGATGCAAATGCAGGGTCTAATGTATATGGTTCCCCGCCCAAGTTTACCGTTATCTCTTGTTTAACTCCTTTTGTACTGGCAGCTGAGTCAGAAGAAGACTTGCTGCTACTGCATCCTGCTAGAGCTCCCGCGAGCAATAGTAAGATAGACGTTATAATAATGGATAGCTTTTTCAACGTTTTGTTCCCCCTAGATAAGTATTTAATTATATTTGTAATTTTGACAGGCTAATAGGATGGCTTGTAGTAAATTATGGTCTTACAATAAGAGTTTCACAGATCAAATTTGCCAATAAAGTGTTCCGTCTAATATAAATGACAAGCAATCCAATGATCTGCTTCAACTTCTTTCCACTCTGGAACCACTTGGGCACATGTTTTAGTAGCTTGTGGACACCTCGTTTGAAATGGGCATCCCGCTGGCGGATTGAGGGGACTTGGAAGATCTCCTTCTAAAAGCACTCTTTCACGTGACCCTCGCATCTTTGGCTCAGATATTGGAATAGAAGAGAGCAAAGCATGGGTATATGGATGGAGTGGTTTTTTAAAAAGAACGTCACTGTCTGCCAATTCCATCATTCTTCCTAAATACATCACTCCGATTCGATCGCTAATATGCTTCACCATTGCGAGATCGTGAGCAATAAATAAGTATGTAAGCTGCTCTTCTTTCTGAAGGTCTTCTAATAAATTGACAACCTGCGCTTGAATAGATACGTCAAGTGCTGATATAGGTTCGTCTAATATAATAAAATCAGGTTGAAGCGCTAATGCCCTTGCAATACCAATTCGTTGGCGTTGTCCGCCACTAAATTCATGAGGAAACCTTTTTCCATGCTCACGATTTAACCCTACTTTTTCTAACAAGTTATAAATGAGCTCTCTGCGTTCCTTTCCTTTCACAAGCTTTTGTGCATCAATTCCTTCTGCAATAATATCTTCAACTCTCATTCTTGGATTGAGAGATGCATGAGGATCTTGAAAGATTAGCTGCATACGCTGGTTTAGATCTTTTTTTTCTTTGCGATTTAAAGTTGAAATATCCTTTTCTTCAAACACCACCTTTCCAGAAGTAGGTTCATAGATTCCTACTATCGTGCGACCGAGTGTTGACTTGCCGCTTCCGCTTT includes:
- the aspA gene encoding aspartate ammonia-lyase, whose amino-acid sequence is MTTSNGNYRTERDFLGEKEIPSDVYYGVQTLRAVENFPITGYKIHEEMIKALAIVKKAAALANMDVTRLYDGLGKAIVQAAEEIIDGKWHDYFIVDPIQGGAGTSMNMNANEVIANRALEILGHSKGDYSKLSPNSHVNMSQSTNDVFPTAIHLSTLSLLEKLLVTMKTMHGVFKEKAKQFDHVIKMGRTHLQDAVPIRLGQEFEAYSRVLERDMKRIANTRDHLYEVNMGATAVGTGLNADPRYIENVVKHLADISGFPLVGAEHLVDATQNTDAYTEVSAALKVCMMNMSKIANDLRLMASGPRAGLGEISLPARQPGSSIMPGKVNPVMPELINQVAFQVIGNDHTICLASEAGQLELNVMEPVLVFNLLQSISIMNNAFGVFTHHCLAGIEANEQRLKEYVEKSVGIITAVNPHLGYEVVSRIAREAILKGKSVRELCLQYDVLTEEELDLILNPYEMTNPGIAGSSLFDRQ
- a CDS encoding sensor domain-containing diguanylate cyclase yields the protein MNVLFFMLGIMFGIAMLKLYISVTRAKRRRRFAHKNKVFQLVETSKDIIYSYQIKPILQHQYTSPSVEYFLGEGVLQKLHQNSQTPYDLIHPDDYEIMQKKMSGTIDYSRPIVQRLKDMDGNYKWFEEYATPIYEKGELVAVQGIMRNIDEKMRLQKKLEYRLTHDPLTDVYNRDYFEERVGHYNRYCDESLAIILCDLDDLKYVNDYYGHKKGDDLIKKFATLLNDYFKGYGSVARIGGDEFAIVIPNVEYATVKRLCENIYGDITSHNQTCDGLPIHMSVGYAYSHSSLGKVDSLFIEADQNMYRDKNRKKEMGSV
- a CDS encoding DUF3899 domain-containing protein, translating into MLRKYITSLLIITCLLVIIKNLELISLDSITAINTSFLIGIVLMVIGASIHVSSTEFFTLFFKGFSDLKLFRQSQALKRENKMIQENTSVMNWKKQFLRSCIGLSLGSGTAFIVFSSFLATLS
- a CDS encoding peptide ABC transporter substrate-binding protein, yielding MKKLSIIITSILLLLAGALAGCSSSKSSSDSAASTKGVKQEITVNLGGEPYTLDPAFASDTTSFWVIDHLYEGLYTHDKKGKVVLGAASDVNVSDDGRTYTFTIRDGAKWSNNDPVTAKDFEYSWKRVLNPKTAAYDPSSFYYIKGAEQYNAGKGKVEDVGITAKDDKTLVVELNQPIKFFPKVLLGEGFLPVNKNVVEANQKWSAEASGIVTNGAYTASEWKHNADLTLQKSKTYWDKKNITMGTIHFKMVADSTTEYQMYKSNELDLVKSVPADVIDQEKGSKEFKNSPSFSVYTYSFNVNEKPFNNAKIRKAFSEAIDREAITKNISKGGEQPAYGYVAYGVKEPSGKDFRDEAPTYYKFDKKDAKKLLAEGMKEEGWSKLPAVTLKYNSEANHKKIAEALQEMFKQNLDVNVKLENQEWKTYIDTFKQKNFQMARMGWVGDFLDPYPVLNLYSAKSSSNFTNWKNQKFDELLQQSLVEQDEEKRFKLLHEAEDVLMDDMPIIPIYFSSTNSLIKTNIKGITFDALTSPNLRFAKKVSE
- a CDS encoding ABC transporter ATP-binding protein, giving the protein MSKYLLEVKSLQKHFKSDSKGVVKSVDDISFGIRRGETLGLVGESGSGKSTLGRTIVGIYEPTSGKVVFEEKDISTLNRKEKKDLNQRMQLIFQDPHASLNPRMRVEDIIAEGIDAQKLVKGKERRELIYNLLEKVGLNREHGKRFPHEFSGGQRQRIGIARALALQPDFIILDEPISALDVSIQAQVVNLLEDLQKEEQLTYLFIAHDLAMVKHISDRIGVMYLGRMMELADSDVLFKKPLHPYTHALLSSIPISEPKMRGSRERVLLEGDLPSPLNPPAGCPFQTRCPQATKTCAQVVPEWKEVEADHWIACHLY